GCGCTGGGGAGAACTCTACCAGGAGCGCCCCCACTTTCAGCAACCCGGAGCAGCGGCCCACCCTGACGATGAATATACCCATCAGTCAGTGCGGCGAGATCTGGAAGGGGTGTTGGAACGCATTATCAAGTTGGAATAACACCCCCTGGACGGCGTTTGGGGACAGTGCACCTACCTACTCAAGAGTGGGGAGGCGTCCGACCAGGGGGGTGAGAGAGGACTTTTTCATGCTTATCCGAAAAAGCCCCCTCCCTTGGGTGGTCTTTATGAAACCGTTCCGGGTTCTCTATATAATGATCCGGGATGATTTTCATAATGATTCCAGGGCTTTGTAAATTTGGTCCTGGGGCCGTTATGAAATGGATCAGGCGATTTTCCGGTTAAACTGTCGAATCGAATCGTTGGAAAAATGGTCCCGGGAATCGCTACCGGAAGCGCCACGTCCCCGGGACCATCTCCTCACCTTGGTGGAAAGCCAGGTCCGCTAAAGCCTCCCCTTCCACCATTGGCTTTCAAGCTGTGTGGGCTCGCTTCCCTGAAGCATTGGCAAGCGAGCCCTTCCACAGAGCTGGTAGCATATTCCTTAGAAGTGCATACCCAGGGCCACAAAACCCACCAGCGGGTTGACATCCACATCGACACTCAGATCTCCAGAGGTGGTGCCTCTCAGCATGGCGTCCGCTTCCAGATGGATATACCACACACCGAGACTCAGAAAGGTATTTTCGCTGATATCGTAATCGATACCGATGTTGCCGCCGAAGCCGAAGGTGTTGTCGATGTCGAGGTCGGTGTCAGGCCCCAGGACGGCGCGAACCTCGGAAGAGGTGTCGGGATCCATATAAACAGTACCGCTCACACCGATACCGATGTGGGGACGAAAGCGGGATTTGGGGGTGGGATACCAGTTGATGGAGAGGGTGGGAGGAAAGACATCCACATCACCCACATCGGAAATACCCACACCCGGCAAGCTGCCTTCTCCATTGAGTTCGTGATTGGAGGGGGTGATGCCGAAGAGTTCGATAGCCAGATGATCGGTGATCATGCCACCGATGGTAAAACCGACAGTGGAAGCCGCATCAACCCCGACACCGGAGCCAGCCACACCCTGCACTTCACCGCTATCATCCATGGGGGCAACGTAGGAGGCCCCTAGACGAAACATCCAGTCACCCTGCTCCAGGGCTTGGGCCTGGCTGCTGGATAGGATCATGACTACAGCCAATAAGGCTATCCAAGACATTTTCTGACTCTTCATCGTTCTCTCCTTCGATTTCTTCCTTCATTAAGTATTGAAAAGCGCCTTCATTTAGAGACGCCTGGGATAGCGAATGGGGCGCGATACAATCAAATGCACCGAACCTTAGATTTGAAATCCCCCTGGGGGTGCCAGAAGAAGTTCTTTCGAAAACAGTTGGTTATCGGTAAACAGGGGTTGAGTGGCAAATGATTGGGTCGGGCTGGAATCATCCGAAGAGCAGGTTGCTCCCACGGTGACGCCGGAAAAAATCGGCGAAAATATTAGAAAGAAACGGGAGTGGGCAGAGCAGGGCATCGGGGGCTCCCTTGCGACTGGAGATTGCTATCCATCAAACACCCCCCCGGGCCTTGAGTTGATGAGCTTCCCTGTGCTGATGACCAAATAATGTCGCCATTATCCATAAAAATTGCGATAAGTCAATTTTAA
Above is a window of Magnetococcales bacterium DNA encoding:
- a CDS encoding OmpW family protein, whose product is MSWIALLAVVMILSSSQAQALEQGDWMFRLGASYVAPMDDSGEVQGVAGSGVGVDAASTVGFTIGGMITDHLAIELFGITPSNHELNGEGSLPGVGISDVGDVDVFPPTLSINWYPTPKSRFRPHIGIGVSGTVYMDPDTSSEVRAVLGPDTDLDIDNTFGFGGNIGIDYDISENTFLSLGVWYIHLEADAMLRGTTSGDLSVDVDVNPLVGFVALGMHF